tatgGTGCCAACGTTCACCTGAACTCAAGGATTAGCTGATTACAAGTTTATGGTCAAAAGTCAAAAACTTGAAAATTATATCTCAAGTTGAAATTCTTCACATATCTTCCAGTTGTCCCTTGGACTCAAATatgaactgattatatttcagtggtcaaacgtcaaagtgacctcatatgagaTTTGGAGATTAATCGATGGAGGCAGGGGATTTTGGGAGAAACAAGACTTTAAAACCTGGTGTAAAGATGAGTGAAGGTCTGACCCTGGTGTCACTGACTAAAacctctgtccctcctctgtCCCGCAGGGTTTCTTCAGACGCAGTCAGCAGAGTAACGCCACCTACTCGTGTCCTCGCCAGAAAAACTGTCTGATCGACCGAACGAGCCGAAACCGCTGCCAGCACTGCCGTCTGCAGAAATGTCTGACTGTGGGCATGTCCCGAGacggtgagacacacacacacacacacacacacacacacacacacacacacacacacacacacacacacacacacacacacacacacacacacacacacactcacctgcagAAACATCTGGTGGTCAGCAGTTTGCAAGATGTTAGTCTGCAGACGCACAAACAAAACGCAGCAGATGTGTCAGGTGTGTGGGAAACGTGTGGTCGGAGCAAATGTTCCAGGAAGTTTTTCCCTCTGTGGCTGATTCACTTCTTAATTATCTTTATGaacatttgtcatttgattAACCTTTTGGGCTCAAAGGTCAAGAAGAACAAAACTATGGGGAGAGAGATGATCTGATAATCATGCATCAGGTCAACAATCTGCACAATCTCTGCGTCCTATTGAGACATGTCatgatttgaatatttaaatatacatctATATCCACAGCGGTGAAGTTCGGTCGCATGTCGAAGAAGCAGCGGGACAGTTTGTACGCTGAGGTTCAGAAACAccggctccagcagcagcagcagcagcagcagcagcagcagcagcagcagggcccCCCCCTCATGTCCCACCCCGGCCTCAACAGCCCGAGCCCCGGAGACGCCGAGCCGCTCTCCCCCCAATATGGCCTCTCGTCCAGCGGCCTCACTGAGCTCCCTGATGAACTCGGGGGCTACATGGAGCAGAACTCCCCCGAAGGAGGATCCGTCTCATCCAAGGTTTGTGGCATtttacagaaaagaaacaaatcatgGCCTGAAATGAATAGATTGTTATTCCAGTTTTTAAATCGACTGTTTCTTCCACCAACAGACGGActctggaggagagggaggaggaggattgtTCTACCTGGACATTCAGCCCTCACCCGACCAATCAGGACTGGATATTAACGGCATCAAACCGGAGCCACTGTGCGACTACGGGTCCGGAAACGGCTTCTTCCCATACTGCTCCTTCACCAATGGAGACACGTCGCCCAGCGAGTCCATGACCGAACTGGGTGAGCTGCAGGaatcaagggggggggggggggggggggggtcacaggcCTCAgaacagatagatagatagatggacaaCAGCAGGTCCAGGGCTTTGCACATAGAGCGAAGAACAAGAGACTGAAgactaaattattaaattatcaaTGAAAATTTGTATTAGCAGTAGTTGTTTGCAAAGATAAAGGCAGGAACaggactaaaataaataaatttgaatataaGATGTGCAGTCATAATTCACAGTTATTACAGGAGTAGCCTGAGAGTTTAGATGTGGACAGAATATGtaagaaagtttcctccttcactccctgaacgtctgttctctgtaactctggtgagtgggttccatctcctgtgagaagaactgacggagagtcacagcttcaactgtcagaatcagctccagcaagttgaagagcgaagctgaactgtagatggTTAGCGCCTGTAATGGATTAGAAAAGTAATCTGTCTCTagtcctgtctgtgtgtgagctgctcTGAAAAGTAAAACACCAGCAGAAGGTTGCAGAGCTGGAGGgaagataaacagagagaagatgaggaaatatcctgaaagaggagaagactACTCGCTTCTCTTAGCTCATACGTGGCgacctgtgttttctctgctctggATGCTGACGTCTGAACGCTGCTGCTGATTGTGTTGGTTTAGTTTCTTTGTGATTGGTGGACTGCAAAACTAAAATCTCCCTTCTgggataaataaagttgtttgaattgaattacgaaggagacaaagaggagaggagtgtgtgGGGCAAACAGAGGTGGTTGAAAATAGCAGGAGGTTGGAAACTCATCTTCACAGCTCATTAAAATCTCTGTGTGGTAATTAGCTCTCTGTTAATTAGGGACAATTGGGACGTGGCGGGCGCTCGCTGTGGGaaatcttcttctctttgtcccgggagatttttcttttctttgacaaAAGCTTTTCTCAAATTAACGTTCCCACACTGAGCCCTGGTCCGAACTATCTGGATTATCTGGTGTTATTTCatattgattcattcattcatgcagAAACAAttaacagcagcacagagacactgagcagAAGaatgatttcagtttgtttctgatCTGAGCTGCGTTCACCAACATGttttaatcttatcttatcccatcttatcttatcttatattatcttatcttgACAGAGTTTCATTCTGTATTTAAACTTTAACACTGACGCACCAAACTCGTCTACTGGGTCACGATGAACTGGATGTTAAAAGCATCATTAAAGTCAGGAGGTGGTTTGTTTTAAACCAGgctcagactgtaaataaagaagtGAGGCCAAACACATCCGgatcaaaaacaaataaaactgttagaaaagaataaataaaaaataataacactaaACGTGTGGCAGACATTTAAGCGTGACCTCCTGATATGacaataaaaactagaattaagTGAAATCAGGGCGGTACGATAAAAGTGCGATGTTGTTATTTCAGATCATCTGGTCCAGATCATCTCCAAGTCTCACCTGGAGACGTGTCAGTACCTgagggaggagctgcagcagatgagcTGGCAGAACTTCCTGCAGGACGAGGTGCAGAGTTACCAGAGCAAGGTGTGgtcactgtttctgtttgtaaagTCACATGGTGCATCTGAGCATTTATATCCTTTTTATCGTACTTTTTCATGTTAAAGGTTTTTGTACGTTTTTTTCTATTGCTACATAGCCAGTTTTAAATTTAACGCAGAACTCGCATGTTTGAGTTGGACGCTTCAATGGAAACGCcgctcattcactttgaatgtggTCATGTGTTGTGGTTCAGATGCTtcacttttttttgctttgtgctCGGTGGAAGTTGAGTAAAGCTCGACTTTTCAAGCtacagccaatcaaatcatgcAAGGAGAGAGGAGGCGGAGTCAGCCGGTGAACCTGGTGTTTTGCTTCCTGTGTTCTTCTCTCTTGTCAATCAATCAGAAACTTGCATAAGTAAAATTCCTTTTCTCGTCAAGAGTTATCGTCTCGAGTGATGAAGGACGAATCTTATTTCGCTGACCTCCTTCTTCTCTTgtagttagcatgctaaccatcCAGCCCGTCTCGTCACTGAAGAAGTGGCGTGGCCGTACGGAGGACGTGTTTTAACCGTACTGTCTGTACGTCGTTTTGATTTCTCCCCTACTGTTGTGTGCAGCCGAGGGAGGTGATGTGGCAGCTCTGCGCCGTAAAGATCACCGAGGCGATCCAGTACGTGGTGGAGTTCGCCAAACGCATCGACGGCTTCATGGATCTGTGCCAGAATGATCAGATCGTGCTGTTGAAAGCTGGTGAGAGTAACTTTAACATCGGTCACTTCTTTACATGATCAAATATATGGTTAGAGGCATTAGACGCACTGAAGAGACATTAAGTGgaatattcattttattgttctgattggctgacgtGTTTTACAAATTCCCTACCATTCGATTATATATACAAAACACCAATGACAAACTAATGCgttttgttttgcaaatacaaaacactaaTAAATTATCCTTCGAAAACAAATAGCGTTCCACATTTCATACAAgtactaaaaaaacaaatcttgttTGTACAACAGAATATatccattaaaacaaaaatatatattccaCAACTACTACTCACAAAATATCAGGTGACTTTTGCCCTGATTTTTACGCCGTTCAAGACAATTGTAATGAATTATGAGTCATATTTTGCATgagaattgtttgtttgttaagcTTTGGCATAATTTTTGCTCCGTATGGGAAGTGTGGttgtgatgaagatgttgatgATGTGTAATGTTTGTGCGCTTCTGCATCTTCCTTCAAGttttgtgggattttttttatccctttctTCAACGTTGTGAGatttttttagacattttcacagattctccagagaataattcatgtacTTGATGAAAGAAGCAGAGGCAGCCATCCCAGCTACTTTTGTGGATGTTTCTACAAACCTCTTCATTCccataattttttttccacaaatctTTCACTTCATACGTGAAAAtaatctctttttaaaatcaaatgtgcTTTAATTAGTGATGACTGATCGATCCAGGTCCGAGCAGCGAGTCATTAAATAACCATTAGCGTTTACTCATTATTAATCATCAGGTTCTCTCTCCGTCAGGATCTCTGGAGGTCGTCCTCGTCCGGATGTGTCGAGTGTTTGACTCGCAGAACAACACCGTTTACTTTGATGGGAAATTTGCAGGTCCTGACGTCTTCAGAGCGTTAGGTGAGAGGACGAAGGTTCTAACAGACGAAGGTTATATTCCAGCAAACTCAGTTACTCCACTGGTTCATTCTATGTGACAgtacaattacatttttgtgactTCCTATATTGTGATATTTCTATGACTTTTAATTACTTTACTGACTTACTCAAACATGACTTTTATTTACTATACTTCACAAATGTTCTGCCTTAAAATACTATAATTTTATTACAGCGCTCTAATATTAatatgcaaacaaacatgtcaccGAGGATaatgtaatttgtttctgtGGTTCTAAGcattcttgtgtttgtgtgtgtttgtgtgtttgtgtctccaggtTGTGATGATTTGATCACGTCGGTGTTTGACTTTGCTAAGAGCTTGTGTTCACTGCACCTGACGGAGGACGAGCTCGCTCTCTTCTCAGCGTTCGTTCTGCTCTCGGCAGGTTCGTCTCTTcacttttttctcttcagtCCGTTTATCATTATCTGCAGCCGcctcacagctgtgtgtgtgtgtgtgtgtgtgtgtgtttgtgtgtgtgtgtgtgtgtgtgtagaccgCTCttggctgcaggagaagctgcaggtggagaagctgcagcagaaaactgAGCTGGCTCTGCAACACGTCCTGCAGAAGAACCACAGAGGAGACGCAGTTATGAACAAGgtacacacattaacacatacattaacacacacacacattaacacacacacacacacacacacacattaaaacagcagcatcatttaaattaattgttCCTCAAAATTGATCAGTTTGTTGTtagaaacttttttttcaacatttatggAACATGGAAACTCAGAATCTAAAATAGCTCCACGCTACCGCTCTGTGGAGAAGTTGTGAACTACAGCACAACACACTCAAGCTCAGCCAAACAATCACTGAGATGTAATAGATTACACAGTGAACTCTTCACGGTGTTGCCACAGTAACGAGACTGACTGAACTAACCatcatgtcacttcctgtcctcagCTCAGATGTAAAGTGTCAGCGCTGCGCTCACTGTGCAGTCGGCACTCAGAGAAACTGACGGCGTTCAGAACCGTTTACCCCGACGTGGTACGGACGCACTTCCCTCCTCTTTACAAGGAGCTGTTTGGGGTCGACCTCGAAGTTACGCCGCCGGCCGACGACTGAGCGGCGATGGCACGCTCCACAGAGCCGACCGGCGGCGAGCTGCTGGACTCAGACGAACGGAGGCCGGTTTGAACAGTGATGGAGGACGTGACGACTCTGCTGCACGTTTCCTGGACAGATGAGGCTTTGAGAAGGAAGAGACCTGAACTCGTCTCCAtgtcagtttgtcttcctcctcctctcacggCCTTGGGTTCGGACGCAGGGAGGAGTTGGCTTCGCCTGCATTGAGGATCTGAACCAGTTTCAGCTCTTACACTGAaacttcagtttgtttttccgTCACCAGCTCATCGACACCTCAGAACTTTTTCTTACAACACGATGATTTCATTCACACATCCTCGAGAAACGACTGGTGAGCTAACGTGGCTATTGAGCTAACTCGTGGACAAACTGGGATCGAGGGCGAATGTTGGAAAACCAGTCCAACGACAGAGAATCAGAATCCGTCCATTTAACTGTTGAACCAGTTAAAACATCAAATCTTCAAAGTGTCGAGTGGAAGTTAAAATAAAGTTCCGTGAATTTGAATAATTGATGGTCAGACAACACGGATTggaatcatagactgtaaataaagatggacgacgtgatgacgttaaataaatgtttgtcaaagatggtgtctgtcatgTTAGGTAGGTCttctcacactgatgtttgttcaaggaCTGACCGCAAATGaagtcatcaccacaagatggccGTGTTTGTATCGGAGATGTTTTAGTttcaggaagtggagatgtgtcgtccgtCTTTGTTTACggtctctgtgttgtttacaGTGTAAGAGATGAAATCCAGCAC
This genomic stretch from Hippoglossus hippoglossus isolate fHipHip1 chromosome 3, fHipHip1.pri, whole genome shotgun sequence harbors:
- the LOC117751860 gene encoding nuclear receptor ROR-alpha A-like isoform X5 — protein: MYFIISAMKAQIEIIPCKICGDKSSGIHYGVITCEGCKGFFRRSQQSNATYSCPRQKNCLIDRTSRNRCQHCRLQKCLTVGMSRDAVKFGRMSKKQRDSLYAEVQKHRLQQQQQQQQQQQQQQGPPLMSHPGLNSPSPGDAEPLSPQYGLSSSGLTELPDELGGYMEQNSPEGGSVSSKTDSGGEGGGGLFYLDIQPSPDQSGLDINGIKPEPLCDYGSGNGFFPYCSFTNGDTSPSESMTELDHLVQIISKSHLETCQYLREELQQMSWQNFLQDEVQSYQSKPREVMWQLCAVKITEAIQYVVEFAKRIDGFMDLCQNDQIVLLKAGSLEVVLVRMCRVFDSQNNTVYFDGKFAGPDVFRALGCDDLITSVFDFAKSLCSLHLTEDELALFSAFVLLSADRSWLQEKLQVEKLQQKTELALQHVLQKNHRGDAVMNKLRCKVSALRSLCSRHSEKLTAFRTVYPDVVRTHFPPLYKELFGVDLEVTPPADD
- the LOC117751860 gene encoding nuclear receptor ROR-alpha A-like isoform X3 — its product is MESPPQDSGSEPGRSGSEPGTPLTETPLSVEAERGREQQTPGRSVCSSGSSKGLSVAVKKTHTSQIEIIPCKICGDKSSGIHYGVITCEGCKGFFRRSQQSNATYSCPRQKNCLIDRTSRNRCQHCRLQKCLTVGMSRDAVKFGRMSKKQRDSLYAEVQKHRLQQQQQQQQQQQQQQGPPLMSHPGLNSPSPGDAEPLSPQYGLSSSGLTELPDELGGYMEQNSPEGGSVSSKTDSGGEGGGGLFYLDIQPSPDQSGLDINGIKPEPLCDYGSGNGFFPYCSFTNGDTSPSESMTELDHLVQIISKSHLETCQYLREELQQMSWQNFLQDEVQSYQSKPREVMWQLCAVKITEAIQYVVEFAKRIDGFMDLCQNDQIVLLKAGSLEVVLVRMCRVFDSQNNTVYFDGKFAGPDVFRALGCDDLITSVFDFAKSLCSLHLTEDELALFSAFVLLSADRSWLQEKLQVEKLQQKTELALQHVLQKNHRGDAVMNKM
- the LOC117751860 gene encoding nuclear receptor ROR-alpha A-like isoform X4 gives rise to the protein MESPPQDSGSEPGRSGSEPGTPLTETPLSVEAERGREQQTPGRSVCSSGSSKGLSVAVKKTHTSQIEIIPCKICGDKSSGIHYGVITCEGCKGFFRRSQQSNATYSCPRQKNCLIDRTSRNRCQHCRLQKCLTVGMSRDAVKFGRMSKKQRDSLYAEVQKHRLQQQQQQQQQQQQQQGPPLMSHPGLNSPSPGDAEPLSPQYGLSSSGLTELPDELGGYMEQNSPEGGSVSSKTDSGGEGGGGLFYLDIQPSPDQSGLDINGIKPEPLCDYGSGNGFFPYCSFTNGDTSPSESMTELDHLVQIISKSHLETCQYLREELQQMSWQNFLQDEVQSYQSKPREVMWQLCAVKITEAIQYVVEFAKRIDGFMDLCQNDQIVLLKAGSLEVVLVRMCRVFDSQNNTVYFDGKFAGPDVFRALGCDDLITSVFDFAKSLCSLHLTEDELALFSAFVLLSADRSWLQEKLQVEKLQQKTELALQHVLQKNHRGDAVMNKL
- the LOC117751860 gene encoding nuclear receptor ROR-alpha A-like isoform X1; its protein translation is MESPPQDSGSEPGRSGSEPGTPLTETPLSVEAERGREQQTPGRSVCSSGSSKGLSVAVKKTHTSQIEIIPCKICGDKSSGIHYGVITCEGCKGFFRRSQQSNATYSCPRQKNCLIDRTSRNRCQHCRLQKCLTVGMSRDAVKFGRMSKKQRDSLYAEVQKHRLQQQQQQQQQQQQQQGPPLMSHPGLNSPSPGDAEPLSPQYGLSSSGLTELPDELGGYMEQNSPEGGSVSSKTDSGGEGGGGLFYLDIQPSPDQSGLDINGIKPEPLCDYGSGNGFFPYCSFTNGDTSPSESMTELDHLVQIISKSHLETCQYLREELQQMSWQNFLQDEVQSYQSKPREVMWQLCAVKITEAIQYVVEFAKRIDGFMDLCQNDQIVLLKAGSLEVVLVRMCRVFDSQNNTVYFDGKFAGPDVFRALGCDDLITSVFDFAKSLCSLHLTEDELALFSAFVLLSADRSWLQEKLQVEKLQQKTELALQHVLQKNHRGDAVMNKLRCKVSALRSLCSRHSEKLTAFRTVYPDVVRTHFPPLYKELFGVDLEVTPPADD
- the LOC117751860 gene encoding nuclear receptor ROR-alpha A-like isoform X2, translating into MESPPQDSGSEPGRSGSEPGTPLTETPLSVEAERGREQQTPGRSVCSSGSSKAQIEIIPCKICGDKSSGIHYGVITCEGCKGFFRRSQQSNATYSCPRQKNCLIDRTSRNRCQHCRLQKCLTVGMSRDAVKFGRMSKKQRDSLYAEVQKHRLQQQQQQQQQQQQQQGPPLMSHPGLNSPSPGDAEPLSPQYGLSSSGLTELPDELGGYMEQNSPEGGSVSSKTDSGGEGGGGLFYLDIQPSPDQSGLDINGIKPEPLCDYGSGNGFFPYCSFTNGDTSPSESMTELDHLVQIISKSHLETCQYLREELQQMSWQNFLQDEVQSYQSKPREVMWQLCAVKITEAIQYVVEFAKRIDGFMDLCQNDQIVLLKAGSLEVVLVRMCRVFDSQNNTVYFDGKFAGPDVFRALGCDDLITSVFDFAKSLCSLHLTEDELALFSAFVLLSADRSWLQEKLQVEKLQQKTELALQHVLQKNHRGDAVMNKLRCKVSALRSLCSRHSEKLTAFRTVYPDVVRTHFPPLYKELFGVDLEVTPPADD
- the LOC117751860 gene encoding nuclear receptor ROR-alpha A-like isoform X6 yields the protein MSRDAVKFGRMSKKQRDSLYAEVQKHRLQQQQQQQQQQQQQQGPPLMSHPGLNSPSPGDAEPLSPQYGLSSSGLTELPDELGGYMEQNSPEGGSVSSKTDSGGEGGGGLFYLDIQPSPDQSGLDINGIKPEPLCDYGSGNGFFPYCSFTNGDTSPSESMTELDHLVQIISKSHLETCQYLREELQQMSWQNFLQDEVQSYQSKPREVMWQLCAVKITEAIQYVVEFAKRIDGFMDLCQNDQIVLLKAGSLEVVLVRMCRVFDSQNNTVYFDGKFAGPDVFRALGCDDLITSVFDFAKSLCSLHLTEDELALFSAFVLLSADRSWLQEKLQVEKLQQKTELALQHVLQKNHRGDAVMNKLRCKVSALRSLCSRHSEKLTAFRTVYPDVVRTHFPPLYKELFGVDLEVTPPADD